Part of the Coccinella septempunctata chromosome 3, icCocSept1.1, whole genome shotgun sequence genome is shown below.
TTAAGTATGTACTGATATTTGATTgactcaaattcaaaaattgccgGAATaggttatagttggggagccgacaatGCTCAATCCGGATTTACtctagcgtcgtggagacctagtggattttgaagattagatggtagaaaaaaaaaggttccatgatgtatgcacttttagCGATGGAGAAAGCGTCTGAAGCTttccaaagatgtaaaaaaaaatcgtcaggtgtacatactcgagcgtgtcagattaacacACTGTGTATgacctacgtgtctctgataataaattcatgttaatctgacagtttgcgtggtggggctggccgtacggaagagttgaaaatgttaaaaaaaatttcgagcgtgtcagatttttggaggatatgttaattggatccaaaagaagctacttttcaagagactgacaattcggacttgacgcaaggtcacagcggtcctttgaaaatgcaaaaaaaatcgttacttaaACATTttggagcgtgtcagatttccaTACAAATCGTTAATCTCGGTTTTGCAGACGTGTTTACCCATTAATATGACATTTAGCAGAAGGGGTTTTCTTAATatgtcagttcaaaaagagaaaatgaatatcttacgtcagaaactaCTAAACTTTATATGGGGGTTTTCATTACAATTcgattcaatcagttcgtcatctcggaagtcagaattttttttattcctttgaaggaaaaaaattaaaaaaaattcaatgaagaacaaatattcatttatgtctttaactttccgaggtgaaattgtCTCTTCTAgagaatttccacatgaaataatttctcgaaaagtctcagtattggctacaattcgtatcctggtgaaattgaaaaaagacgttcgatAAGTGCTGcaatcttttcgacgaaagtggaaactattataatattcgtagcttctacttatcgttccaGTGTTCTGgaaacaccccacattctggtagtctttcgcCCTTTACGCCCTGTGGTATAAATGCCTCTATACGTGGCGATAAGATAAAAAGTGGATCTACCTTCAAAGTGAATCAGAAGATGATTGTTAATTCAATTCACTGTCTTCAACgaagagtaggtaagtatctAACAAGCGCCAGAAGAACGGACCCTCCTTTTTCTATATCAGGTATCAGGTAAAAGTAATATAAAGTCATTAAAATTACTGGAAAAAAAGTTCGGGAATACCTAAATCGAACAAAAAAGACtgatataaataatatattttgaAGGGTCGCACCCGGGGAAAGAGTTTACtgtgcagtaactgtatatcaaatagtgaaatgcagaattattaTCAATACATAAACtatgcagtttcagtacagcatgGACACTCTGTGATGCAGTatatatacagttactgtaaGTTATGTTTGTTGTTTGTTGGGCAATCATAGGTATATTGAATGGTATCGATCTGAAAGGAATGCCCACACCCTCCGTAATTTTTAGGAATAGTATGATATCATTGCTTTCAAGATCGAATCATCATCCGACGTGCCAGAACAATGATTGAAATATACCGAATCACAGAGCTTTCCTGAATGTTCGCACAAACATTTAAAGAATAACTGGATTATAAATTGAACGTGGTATAAAATATGAACCCCTGCGTTCATTTcctatgaattgaaaaaattattatttctcaAGTATCTTACTGCTCCTAtgttcggaatcaatattttgaattctggTTGGAAATTTGACAATGGCATATCAAAGAACCGTCCAAAAAACGAACAACATTATTTGATGACGTTTATCATAGGGAAGCCGATAAGATTGATGATGACTTAGCTATAACGTGAATACAATTCGTGAAAAGGGAAGTGGCCATATTATAGGGTGAAGTGAGAGGAATTTATGGCAGGCTGCCTgggatatttttatggtttaaGTATAGAAAGGCGGTCAATTGTTTCTGAATAAACTGCATTTTCATAAGGAACTTTGGTAAGGAAAAGATGACTCAGCACTTATTACGAAAATAACTATATATTTCACAATCAAAATCCTAAGCCCTTTCATATTATGtagaacaaatatgaaaatcatAATTTGATAGAAAACTATATTATTggggaataataataatatgaaaaataaagtttttcaaattatattgatACATGGTATTGATACATTGATACATGGAAGTGGCCATTATAGGTGAAGTGAGAGGAATTTATGGCAGGCTGCCTgggatatttttatggtttaaGTATAGAAAGGCGGTACCTTCGATGATTTATTTGTATCCGTTGTTCCTATTTCAATTGTTTCTGAAtaaactatattttcataaGGAACTTTGGTAAGGAAAAGATGACTCAGCACTTATTACGAAAATAACTATATATTTCACAATCAAAATCCTAAGTCCTTTCATATTATGtagaacaaatatgaaaatcatAATTTGATAGAAAACTATTATTggggaataataataatatggaaaaataaagtttttcaaattatattgatACTTTGATACATATATGTATtcgttgaaaaaatatatatattttttcaacgaATACATATATGTATCAAAGTGTTATAACGAAGTGTTATACGAAATTGAAGACATTTTCATGATTCCCTCTCTATAAATGAACACATCGCATATATCGTTGTCAAAGCCTCAAAACTAAAATACTTACATAATCTCAAAGAAGTTCTCATGACATTCCTAGTTCaatggaaaaattattcatgaaatgtgcatatatgaaaaactaatatattATTGATTAATTTTCATTAAGAAAAGTTACACCGCGGATAATAAGTATGAATTTCATGAAAGTAAAAACTAATAACCGAAGTCGTCAAAGAACGATCTGCATATATAATTTGAGTTCATATATGTTCATATTGTAATTTATAATAACCTCTTCGTAGAAAAAGGGACTAAATATCAAATAACAACTTGTTAGTGAAATTCCCAGTTTGTTGGAAAAGCCTTCATGACATTCCTAGTTCaatggaaaaattattcatgaaatgtgcatatatgaaaaactaatatattATTGATTAATTTTCATTAAGAAAAGTTACACCGCGGATAATAAGTATGAATTTCATGAAAGTAAAAACTAATAACCGAAGTCGTCAAAGAACGATCTGCATATATAATTTGAGTTCATATATGTTCATATTGTAATTTATAATAACCTCTTCGTAGAAAAAGAGACTAAATATCAAATAACAACTTGTTAGTGAAATTCCCAGTTTGTTGGAAAAGCCCTCACTATGATGAACTAAACTGGGCATATACATCAGTGTGGtctaacgaaaacttaacacctcgattttcctgatttgaaatgaaaatgtgggaaatcgctcggacccgtcaatttctgatttgtGGGGGAACAACTTTTTCCGCTCATTGCATCCCCGTAATTGCAACCCCCTGAACACAAACCATTGGTTTTGAAAAGGGATGAGGGGCGTTGCGATATCTcgtgttgaagatcttatcgagaCTATCTGAtcctaaaatttcgcttcaaaatttccatcaatAACAAAATGATGACAAGTAAAACATTGTAAAAGAGTACCTACTTTTGGGATAAGTTTATTGAATTGCTATAGGTACTAGAAATGAGCGCCATCACTTTCATGCAATAATATATGAGctttgctgaaaacgttcagCAACAttactcaataatatgttttctTGTGCaatttgacggcattcattaatgatccgagatcgtgaaacaccagatacatctgACAATTTTCTAGTACTAAAGGCATTGAACTCTAGAAGAACTGGTATGACACCTCTATGCAGgcgcaaactgaggaagactgaaagggaagatgtagagcaatctatctctctttgcgctctgtcaattggtttataacgatgtaaacagAAACAACCCGGGACGttgaagtgagacgactgctgcgtccggcatgtgatgcggttattcgattggttgccaaACCATTAgcaagagatgggttgctctacatcttccgtctcagttggacacacttttcgtcgtatttcgctacctaagaggcccttccagttattttagagttcaatgactaAAGACTAAAGGTCGGATCCGTTGCTACATGCTGCATGAGTTGCATGACCTAAAGACAATCACTttcctcgcttcgtctctttcatgcactcTCTTTTTGTTTTCGACTCAagcagtagcgtcaaatttggcaatcagttgcacaacgtaagcGACGGATACCTTTTTTTCCTGTTATGAAATTGATTACGCCCCGATTGAAAGGCCCGTATTTTTTAAAAGATTCTAACGGCCCGGATCAATTCTATAACCGAAATCAACAGGCTCCGTCACGCTCCAGATGAGCAGCAGTATGAAAAATTTCACATCGATAAATTCAAAATCGCGAATTGTAGCGTGcccaacaataattttttttcaagagaaaTTTTTGCAAAGGGCATAACAAACACCTCTCATATTAAAATCACGGATGAAGTGATATTCATAAGAAATGGAGAATACGGAGTCCGTTTCGTTCACGAATAAAGCAACATATACAAAATGGAGTTAAAACTTTTCGTAATTCCGAAGTTGTGTCAACTACTTCTTGTATTGGGCCTGTCTGCTTACAGTATTCTTAGTTTTCTTTAGTTTCCTCACTATTTGACAAAGGAAATGAGGTGTTGTTGCTTGTTAGagctcttatacagggtgaccacAGGAAGAATTTACATTTTGAAAACAGCAAAACGGTGTTAATTTTTTAAACAAAAAACTTATTTACTTTTCTGACATGTTTGTTAGGATATGCCATTTAATTTAACTTGCAAAAATAATGTCAGGAAGGTGACGGCCGTCTTCTCTGATGCAGTTTTCAATTCTGTTGAGGAAGCTCTGCCATACTAGCTGTAGTGTCTCCTCGGTGATTGGTGCCACCTCTTCACGAATTGCCCCCTTCAAATCTTCCAAATTACGAGGTTTGCGTTGAAAAACTTTCTCCTTCAAATGTCCCCACAAAAAAAATCGCAGATGTTGAGGTCGGGAGAACGACGAGGCCAGGGCACATctccaaatcttgaaatgacATGACCTGGAAACAAGTTTCGCAGCAACGTCATCGAAACTCTTGCTGTGTGTGCAGTAGCTCCATCTTGCTGGAACCATACGTCCTGTTGCAAGTTGAGCATCTGCAgttgtaagaaaaaaaatcgttgATCATACGCACGTACCGATTCGCATTCACGGTCTCCGCAATTCCATCCTCTTCAAAAAAGACTGGAATACCTAAATGGCCACTGCTAAGGAGGTGAATGACCGCCCGCCCAACCCCCCCTAATTTGCCAAGGCCGAGTACAGTCACATCAAAAATGTAAATACTTCCCgtagtcaccctgtatatcatcatTATTGACGAAATATTTCTGACTATCTGAGTCATGTATTATGGCCCATTTGGTCCACTTGGTGTATCATGATAGAGAGGTGAATATTATTGAAGAAGATGACTTATGTTTGTCCTCAAAGTGACATTATTATAGCTACCGTTTTTTTATGCTGGTCAAGTCTGTGCGCTCATCAAACTAATGGTGACTACTTCaaacaatttttgtaaataattcAAACCAATTGCTTTAGTATGATCAACAAAAAGTGAGTGAATGAACAAAAGTGTCGAATTAATTATTTTAGCATTTTCCTACAATACATCAATATCATTTGGTAGGTACTGGAAGATCTTAAATGTAATTGGCAGAATAAAAGTTTATTGTCatgagataataatgaaaaagaaacttccattatatttaattttcagatACTCAACTATCCTCCTACTTTAGAATGGCAATTAGAAACCTAACTCCATCTTGAACCAACTGGAAATAAAAAGACTTaatttttgtcaaaaaaataatttaatttatttatacaAAAGATCTATCaccaattaaaaaatattaagTTGAAATGATTAATCTCCTAATACATCATCTAACCATTGTTGTAAGGTTTCAGTTTCTAATATTGAAGAGGCAGATTCTATATGAACACCTGGAATAAGAAAAAACTATATTTAGgacagtaaaattcaaaagtagcTATATCTGTAATAACATATATGTTGATTCATGAAAAGAAACGTAATGTTGGCTGAAAGTTAGTGTTCAGAAATTTGTCCCCATCCAACAATCCCTTCAGGGATTAAAGGACACAATTATCTATCAAACATATATGAGAAGAAATTATATCAGATACAAAATGACTCATTAGGTCTTATAGAATATCCATCATCTGTGAATTTGATTGAAAGAGAATACATTATTATTACATCCAACCATATAATGATTTAAAATAAActtttccataaaaaatttttgttctttttcaTCTCATTGAAAATTCATGTTTTTATATGTTGTGAATTTAAAAGTTTAAACATAGCTTGCCGCTGTGCTCTCTTCTCTCTCATTGTCGcttcatttttgttttattttgcgTTCATGGGTGGAGGTTTTTAGAGAACTTCATATCAGCACACAAGATTAGCATCTTAGGCTGGGTGAATTCCTTCATTTTACAGAGTGGAAAAAACAAATATATATGTTTGTTATTGAGTACTTTGTTAGTAGTAAGTATAACTGCCTGTAAAACTATTTGATTTATTTAACTTGTTAATAAAGTTTGATTTGATTTAATTCATTGAAAGAAAGGTTTTACCTTCAGAAGATGAGGAATTCTTATCCAAAGAAAGTTCACCAATTTCATTTCCTAATGTAGAGATTTCTGAATTATTTCCTCGTGTAACTTTATCCTCAATGGCTCTATAATCCTCACTAAcattttcaagattttcatCAACTTGTAGTGTTCTATTTTTCCCATTTCTGCTCTTCATAATGTAACTAGTGGGTTCTTTCGAAGCCATAAACTCATCAATATTGGATTTAATATCAATCCCTTCTTTCAACAATGTTtgttcatatattttttcattattcttggCAGTTTGCATCATAATATTTTGTTGAGCAACCTAGAGAGCAAAAATAATCCTTAATTGAATATACTTATCTGTACAAAAAATTTAAGATTTACATACTGAGAAATATTCATCGGGTATTCCACACCTTTCATTGAACGGTATTGTAGACAAGCTTAAACCAATCAGATTAAGATCAATATTAAATAAGCCACTTGTATCAGCTGGACTCCTTTCGATATCTTGGATTTTAGTGGTAGCTTCCTTGAATTGGAAATGACTTCCCTTTGAAATAGGGGCATTGGCCAGCTGTGAAAAGTCAGATCCCAAAGGTACATAATCATTTATCGAGGTCAATTCTTCCTCATATCTATCCCAGTTGGGCACTAAGGACTTGGATTTTGTAACTGGTTTTGATAGGCCCGTTTTGAGTTTATTTTTGCTATATTTGGACTTATTAAGCAAGTGCTTTCTACCTCTGTTTTTAGGATCTTCCATGTTGAATGAATAGAATAAATTTGGAAAAcaacatttattttgaaaattataaattgaggttatgttttgaaaataataaataatgcaTAGAATAATTATCCGTTATCCTTTTCTTCCAAAAAGGGCTTAACATGTTATGATAACCTAGATtttatatgaaatattatttattttgaattgaacaaTAACTAGAGAATAAGCTGatagcatttttttttcaacattttcacttACATGCAGTATTGCGTTTAGTTTATTCCTCCTGAATCATCCTGTACATCTTTGACTGTTTTGACAGTACTAGTCTGTATTCTGTGTTTCCTAGCTACATAACCTAAAACTTCCCATTTCCACAAACGAACTGGGAAAATTGATGAAAACTGTGAGATAAATTGTATTCTCATTCTTACTTCATGAACTATTTTCGGATTTGATTGTGAAAGAAAAGCCAATTTTTTCCAATCACAATGACTACCTCAAGTGAAGATGTTCTTCTACAAATTCCACAAGTTCGTTTCAAAAAAGGAGACGGAACCCTTTTTCTAATGGACCAACGTTTGATTTGGATGGTTGAAAATAGAGATACTGTAGCAGTCTCACATCTTTATGAAGATATAAAATGtaacaaaaattattctaatCATCTAATTATATTTTATGAAGTATTATTCCAGCTCAGAAAATTTCCCCTGAAGGTAAAGCGAAAATTCAGCTTCAGGTTGTTTTACACAATGGTGTTTCTTCAACTTTCCATTTTACAAATTCAAAGGGATTACCAGCTCAAGTCGCAGATAGGGATAAGGTCAAGGAAATGCTTCAAAGCCTGTTACCgaagtttaaaaaaaaagttggtgAATAAAAGCTTGATTCATgatatattaatttattttaacTCGTCTTAGATGGACAGGGAActtgaagagaaaaatagatTGTTGATGTCGAATCCTGCCCTACTACAATTATATAAGGATTTAGTTATGCCTGAAGTTATAACTTCTGAAGAGTTTTGGAGTCAACATGCTGTCAAATATACTCAAAATCAGAAACAGCAGCCACAAGAAATTGGTGAATTGGTTAATATCGATTCATAATATCTTATGTTATCTAAAATTTTTTCGTTAGGTGTTTCTGGAGCCTTTTTAGCAGACATTAAACCACAAACTGATGGCTGTAATGGGCTTAAATATAATATAACTCCTGATATTATAGAATGTATCTTCAAGACATATCCAGCAGTAAAGAAGAAGTTTATTGATAATGTTCCTTCAAAAATGTCAGAATCTCAATTTTGGACAAAATTCTTCCAGTCTCACTACTTTCATAGGTCGGTgctatatttcatttcattgtttTATCTATAATaatcatagacttataatacatggactcactgtcacgtgacttttcagtagatcgaggggttgtatgcattagagagagaagggcttatgcgttttgatcgaacaagaaagagatgaactgattccgtgtgggcaatgtcaaaatcatatgatggatattaacgcagacgttgcccacaaggtgttcatacgttgagtattattcacattatatttattcttgaatgaaactcacataatttttatattttccatttcgaaggaatgttaaggaattcctgtttgccttctcagaagcttgttgaacatttattatggaaaatttttacaattttcgcagactttgcccacaaggtgatgatacgttgattattattctcattacatctatttttgactaaaactcacatattttttgacataattgatttcgaaggaatgctatggaatttctgtgtgtcttctcggaagcttgtttaaaatttattgaagaaaattttcgcataaacttgtgttctataaccttttgacagcttgcccacaaactctccatcttattcaaccaaccgacttctctctcacatgcggagtccatgttatttataagtctatgataataatgaataaaaaataataaatacttGATAGCCTGATTTCTTGTGATTTAGGCtcaactgaaatgaaaattctgatgCAATTTTAATCTCTTGTTTTAGGGATAGAAAATATGCAGAAAGCAAGGACATATTTACAGAATGTGGAAAAATAGATGATCAAGAAATGAAAAGAGATATTCAGAGAGGGGTCGATGACCCATTAGTTAATATCACAGAATTTGAGGATAAAACTTTAGATGAAGCTTATGGAACCTCTACTGAAAGAAGTACAGTAAATAGTGGAACAGTTAGTCAAGCTATGATTAAACGCTTCAATCAACATTCAATTATGGTAATTTCTGCTCTG
Proteins encoded:
- the LOC123309549 gene encoding uncharacterized protein LOC123309549, which produces MEDPKNRGRKHLLNKSKYSKNKLKTGLSKPVTKSKSLVPNWDRYEEELTSINDYVPLGSDFSQLANAPISKGSHFQFKEATTKIQDIERSPADTSGLFNIDLNLIGLSLSTIPFNERCGIPDEYFSVAQQNIMMQTAKNNEKIYEQTLLKEGIDIKSNIDEFMASKEPTSYIMKSRNGKNRTLQVDENLENVSEDYRAIEDKVTRGNNSEISTLGNEIGELSLDKNSSSSEGVHIESASSILETETLQQWLDDVLGD
- the LOC123310100 gene encoding general transcription factor IIH subunit 1, whose product is MTTSSEDVLLQIPQVRFKKGDGTLFLMDQRLIWMVENRDTVAVSHLYEDIKSQKISPEGKAKIQLQVVLHNGVSSTFHFTNSKGLPAQVADRDKVKEMLQSLLPKFKKKMDRELEEKNRLLMSNPALLQLYKDLVMPEVITSEEFWSQHAVKYTQNQKQQPQEIGVSGAFLADIKPQTDGCNGLKYNITPDIIECIFKTYPAVKKKFIDNVPSKMSESQFWTKFFQSHYFHRDRKYAESKDIFTECGKIDDQEMKRDIQRGVDDPLVNITEFEDKTLDEAYGTSTERSTVNSGTVSQAMIKRFNQHSIMVLKANKNKASEVNSQSGTENNSKPTNGMAVSNKDKTILSESIEPAKKKQKILEKITYEDLDSEDKNKNNSSIQLNLSKVERYLHGPMPDTIIEHINPNEGSSILRSVFQEAKQWNVSQTRHSSNSLVSPAAAVGALGELSPGGALMRGFQEQSLAQLVPPNIETELRNLYLALCELLNHFWKCFPATQPNQEEKVMKMHEALHRYHTAKLKPFEDKLIRELSPLSHHLTKHLNQLLNAAYQKYSNWQKLKHR